tccataacggtgtgtcatccacagatccccctccataacttgtgtcatccacagatccccctccataacagtgtcacccacagatccccctccataacagtgtcacccacagatccccctccataacagtgtgtcatccacagatcccctccataacagtgtcatccacagatccccctccataacaggccTTGAGCTGCTtaaggggccccaaaatttctgatggcaggCCCTGGTGACATAAAACTACCAGCAGCATACCCGGACCCTCACACAGGTAAGGACAAAATACAACAGAAGCCTCTAGTTACTGGTCATATACACATAACTAATAACCCGATAGCGTTACGGTCACGCACAGTGCTGACTGCTGAGGATGTAGCTCCGTGCTCCTTGTTTCCCCGCGCTTTTACCTCACAGATTTATACAGTAGCAGCAGTACTGTGTCACGTGACTCAGAGCGGCCGGAGACTACTTTCCCGTCATGCTTCACGGCCCGCGCGCCGGAAGTTCCGGTTTGTCGCTGGTTGACGTGTCCTTGTTGAGTGTGTGTGATCGCGGAGAGCCCGTCGGGTCAGTGTGAGCTGGAAGCCGGTGTAGCGTCACATTACCCTACCTCGTGAAATTTCCATACCTCCTGACTTCCTGTCGCATCGGAGATGACGTATGGGGGGGCGTGCCTTAGGGTTCACCCTCTGCGCATGCGTAAAGGGACAGTATAGGGAAAATTCTCACTGCCGATGTAgcgttgcgcatgcgcagagggtGAAACCTAAGGCACGCCCTCACACGTCATCCCCGATGCGACAGGAGTCAGGAGGTATGGAAATTTCACGAGGTAGGGTAATGTGACGCTACAGGGCTTGTTCAGTTTCTTTCTAAAAGGTAGACAGCCCCCTTTTAGGACGCATGCGCTTTCACACGTTGATGACGCCATTATTAGTAAGCGCCCCATTATAAGCGGGGGCACCCAGATGCGTTCTGAGCATGCCCAGGGCTTATACGTGAGAATCTCTGCCGCAAAACCCGCAGCGTGTGAACAGACGGTGTACACAGGGTGTGTGGGGGCGGGGCCTCCCAGAGGGCGGAGCACACGGATAACCGTCACATCCTCCTCACCTCAGACAGCCAAACCCCGAGCCCAACTATCCCGCGCAGGCGCCCattgacgtcacttccggaggctggcctgctgtccatggtgaccGCTTCTAGCCCCGGAAGAAGCCGTTCCCTTGACAACCGGTCAACATCAAGCGAAGTAGACGGGAGCCGGCGAGCACAAACATggtgagaggagagagagagcgctTACATAAAATATACTGAGTGAGAGAGATAAGAGAGAGAGGAGATggctagatagatatgagagagagataggagatagatagataaatagatagaagacagacagatagatatgtgatagatgattgatagacagacagatatacaGTTATTAGCAGCCATGATGGGGACACACAGGTGACAGTCTGTGCCCCTCTCGGCCTCTCTCCCCCCACTTCTCACACATGTTGTCTTCTGCAGCCGGACAGTGTGGTGGGGTCGATCAGCTCTGGCTCTAACGGCTCCCAGCGATCCAAGGCCTGGAAATACCGCACCAGGGCCCGGAGCTCAGAGGTGGACGAGAGTCTGTTTGGAGTGAAGGTCGGTACTGGAGCGTTGGCAGATGGACCCCCTGTTGTCAGTCTGGGGGTCCGGAGGTGCTGTAGTCTCGGTCATTTCCACCATTATTCTATGTTTGTCTCCACCACAGCTGGGCTCTCTGGGGTAGTCACCCGATGTCTGAAGCGCTAGTTGCTAGGTAACCGACCAAGCATATGGGAGATCTCCTGTCATATTATATATAGCTTTATAAATGAATCCAAGTCTGGGGGTAACTGCCTCTGGATTTGGTGGAGTCATggagatgccctttaagtgtAGCCTTGGGACGCTATATATTGATCACATTCTTATAAAATCTCAAGGAAATCCGTGTAATGTTCATGATTTCTTTCCTAAAAAGCAACAGCCGAAAAATGATGCTCCGATTGTACAGAAAGCCGAAAGTGGGCGGCGTAACGCTGTGTCCTGCGCCTACGCGGGGTCGCAAGCCCGAGACCATCCGGATCATCACCAGCGACCTGATCCGAGACCTTATGTAAGTGCAGGTCCAGCCGGTAAATGTAGTGTGTGGGCAGACGACTGGCGATGCCGGACTGAAGAGGCTGATGCAGGTGCTCATCCATAGTCTTACTTATTGGCAGCGTGCCCTCCGAGGACCCCTCTGGCCTGTCCCTAATCATGTCCTACCAGGATTTCACTCGCATCAAGAAGAGAGCGCGGGTCCTGACCAAGGAGGAACGGGAGAAGGCGCTGCAGGCTGTGAAAGACGAGAAAGAGGCGGCCATTGTAAGACCCATATTCTGGAGACATGTATGACTATGGGGGGGCAGCGCTCACACTGACGGGGGTCGCCCATTGTCTGTCCCGCAGGAAGCGGCTAATGAGCGTAAGAACTTCATGAAACAGAAGGAGATGCTTCGTCAGAAAAACGAGAAGCTGAGCGACCTGGAGGAGGAGGCCCAGCGGAGGGCGCAGTACCTCCTCCAGAGGGCCAACACCATGCGCATGGAGCAGGAGGATGAAATCAAGAAACTGAACGAGGTGGGTTCAGACACTGGATGtctgtggggaagggggggttgtggCTTAACCACCCCCAAAAAAAGAGGACTTTATACTGCCAATGACCACCAGGCCGCGTGAGAATCGATCCCAGCATACCCTACCTGGGGGTGTTATCACTGGAGGTTTCAGGACCTCATGTGATGTCCTGCCATTCACCATTACCCGGTTTTTACATTTTCCTGTCTCCCGCTTTTGCCACCAACAGATGATATTGAGCACCAAATGCCACGCCATCCGTGACGCCCAAATCCTAGAGAAAGATGTGATCTCCAAGGAGCTGTTGACTGAGGAGAAGAGGTTGGACCAGATGATGGAGGTGGAACGGCAGCAAGCCATCAAGAtgcaggaggagatggaggagcagCGGAAACTGGAAAAAATTAGGTATCCTCCACGCACATCCAGAGCTTCATTCAAAATGCTGCTGGTTTCTAGTTGAGACACTAAGACCACTCATCTCATCATAAGCCTATCCTGGTTCAGAGTGATCTCTGTGGTGCATTGTGGGAGAGGTGTCTAGTATTGAAAGCAGTGGACATCTCCCATAACGCACACGTCAGTATGCAGCTATGGTAAGACATGATGTCCCTCAGAAAAGTGAAGCTCCTCGCCCTAGTGGACTAGTCCTGAAAGTCTCTCAGCGACTTCACTTTCGCTAAACTGTGACTTTCTGTCTTCAGAGGAAAACTCCACATCATAAAACAGATGGAGGAAAACGAGCAGTCGAGGATCCTGGACGAGGAGCAGAAGGATCAAGAGGCTCAGCAGATACTTCAGTTTCTGGAGGAGCTTCAGATGGAAGATTACAAGGTGAGACAGGGACAGGTGGGGGCTGTGGTGTGGAATCATGGCTGGGCCATGCGGCACACGCCAGGGCTGGGCTTTACATGGGGAGGAAGCagggaaagctggatgacaacTGCAATGGGAGATGCAATGGTGTCCATTGTTGGTTGTCAATCTATTTAACCTCCGAAAGTAAAAGTTTGGTAAGGATTGGAGGAGAAATCGACAGTCAGTCCATAGGCGGGTCACAGCCTGTTTCTCATCTCcgttttggcgttttttttttttcttttggttaCCACCAGGACATGGAAAAGAAAAAGCAAGAACAGCTGGAAATCCAGGAAGAGATCAAACGCATCAACGCTGAGAACGAGCGGAAGAAGATAGAGCGGAAGGAGCAGGAGCGGCTGGCAGACCTGCGCGTGCTGGAATACACCAAGCAGAAGCTGGTAATGGGGATGACGGGGGTACTTCTTCTCAGTGAGATCAGCCCAGCCGTGGAAAGGTCATCAGCGTGTCTTCATTACTTACACAGGCTCGGGAGGCCGAGTACGAGGCCGAGCAGGAAAAAATTAAGAAGGAGAAAGAAAAGGAAGTCGCTCGCCTCAGAGCGCTGCAGGAAAGAGCCCGGGATCACCGCGCAGAGCAGGTACCCGCCATAATTAATAAGACACATTTATAGCAGATCTGGTCGTGAGATGCTGCCATCTCTTCACCAACCTGTCCTTGGTGGATCACGTGGCACCTATGGGACCCATAAACCCGAGCTAACCGCTACGAGTCCggactagggttgtcacgataccaacattTAGATTCTATTTCGATACCGTAAACAGTATTGCGATACTCTGTACCATTCGATACCATGCAAAAAAACACAACgctaaaaagccgcgtgcattccgcattttatggaatgtccggcccataatagaacagtcctatcctattttttggtggACAACGTGACTAAAAATGGGGAATTGTGCGGTTTTGAtttgtaatatgtttattgttttactgtttataaattttatatttaaaattggGAAAGGCGGTGATTTAAACATAATATTTTGgtgtctcttttttatttttttttactttttatttaacaacTATTCGCCCCcttagggctagaacccttgtcttattccccctga
The sequence above is drawn from the Bufo bufo chromosome 11, aBufBuf1.1, whole genome shotgun sequence genome and encodes:
- the CFAP45 gene encoding LOW QUALITY PROTEIN: cilia- and flagella-associated protein 45 (The sequence of the model RefSeq protein was modified relative to this genomic sequence to represent the inferred CDS: deleted 1 base in 1 codon), giving the protein MPDSVVGSISSGSNGSQRSKAWKYRTRARSSEVDESLFGVKQQPKNDAPIVQKAESGRRNAVSAPTRGRKPETIRIITSDLIRDLIVPSEDPSGLSLIMSYQDFTRIKKRARVLTKEEREKALQAVKDEKEAAIEAANERKNFMKQKEMLRQKNEKLSDLEEEAQRRAQYLLQRANTMRMEQEDEIKKLNEMILSTKCHAIRDAQILEKDVISKELLTEEKRLDQMMEVERQQAIKMQEEMEEQRKLEKIRGKLHIIKQMEENEQSRILDEEQKDQEAQQILQFLEELQMEDYKDMEKKKQEQLEIQEEIKRINAENERKKIERKEQERLADLRVLEYTKQKLAREAEYEAEQEKIKKEKEKEVARLRALQERARDHRAEQDALRAKRNQEAMERAWRQKEKEEALKQAEMNTTLKKTRLEQVAQKEHFLAVQAQRDRAEFDRVLRVQRELMKREHNEQEEKASQLVKHAGELRRQVRENEQKQVLERIDHFEEGKRLDEEARQRRARLDELKQKKLEELRMAGLPDKYCSMVARKADAHLTAVH